The nucleotide sequence TGAAGCGATCCGTATCATCTGTGTTTACGTAtctaattgaattaaaaatgtcGAAATCAAGACTGTTAATACTATTATGTTTAGTATTAAATTCGTCTGAGGTAATGTAATCATTGATGTGTCTTTCTTTGTTTGTGTCTTTTCTCAaaagtgtgtgtttgtgtgatGTTGTTTATTGAGTATTGTGTTCAAAGAATTACGATAATTGATATATACTTAATTGTGTTGCTATCTTGTCTATTTGGGTCAAATAtctgttgtttttaatttgtttcattatttttattttctgtatttgcGTCTTTATGCAATTCTCTTGTTTGCATCCGTGCAGAAATATTGATAtcattaataagtatttttccATTTGTTTTTATGATTCATCCAGACATATTATGTTTCCTTTATActtctatctatgtatatatcaAAATCGAAAAACAAAGTAACATCGATAAGATTCGTGTTTGTAAAGACAGTGTGGAAATCTGATTATTATCGTATAGAAACAATACTTGTAGGTATTACTTAAATGGCTTGAAGATATTAACTTGTATACCTATAGACTTAGTTATTAAAGTGCATAAGTGCGTTCTGAATTATTCAATATCttattgcactccataagtTTCATGAAGGTGTTACATTGGTTGTTTGGTACATTATTGAATGTACCAAAACAAAAGTATTCAATGAAACATATCGATTATTTCCACTGACTGAAACGACGATGttaatcaaaatcaatttttgctctAATTATGTTTTCTTACCTCCCGAGAAAACTTCCACTAACCTGctatacatataggtactcGAGGGAATTATTTCCGTAAATAAATCATCTAAAGTGGCAAAGCCGTTTTTAAGCGAATAAATGCACTAAAATCCTATAATCCTCTTCCATTCATTCCATTCAGATTGTCATCATCGTTTACGTATGCCTTGTTTCCAGAAATCGACTCCTCAAGATGATCACTACGTGGGAGCTGTGGTGGAGTACTTAGTGACGGGGAATGTGGCGACCAACCTCGTTAATTATGCCAACCTTATTAAGGAAGCTGCTGATcaggtatttttatataaagctGTTTACTtactttctcctgccctgttcacTACTTACTCACATTTACAAGCACTTCTGGATAATTCGTATTGACATACGAATGGTCGTCTATCGCAACTTGACACAGGTCACACTGGGAGTAAGAGCCTCACTTGTCTTTCAATAATCTGAGGGTCTTACATAAGGATCGGCATAGCTACCCAACGAAGACTCGGAGTGCCTCGAAATTCTCTTTTGTCAGATAAAGTAACAATCTCCCAAATGGTTACAGGGTGCTGATATTGTGGTGTTCCCTGAGCTGACGCTGACGAACAGCTCGACTTACTTCACGGTTCCAATCTACGGCGCTCTGAAGAATTACCCCATACCAGCGCTCTATCCTACTATGTTTGATGAGGTAAGtcttgtatgtaaataattacaaatctTTATTGCCAGGAGAGGCAGGCGTATCTCTACCGTCTTTCAACTATTTGTGAGTCATATACCTACCCCAATATGTTCTAAGCAACGAAGGGAGGGAAATTTTCTGCTGTTACCACTAGATCTAGGGGATTTTAcattgaaagtaaataaaataactacccaatatttttgttgataCCAAAAACCTAAGTAGTTTTGTCTCTGAAAAGATATGACGTATGAACTCTAAAGTGTGAGAGCTCCTTTTAAATTTCCTTCCTAATGTCTCTATCCTATCTTCATTCTGTGTTCTGACATTCACTCTTATTACCTACTCATATCTTTTCAGTTCATGGTGGCCATATCAACGGCAGCGAGGGCCAATCAGATCTACGTGGTCATCAACGGCCGCGAGATGATGGACTGTACAATTCAGAATACGGGAGAGAATTGTCCTGAAGAGAAGTCTTATATGTTCAACACCAATGTCGTGTTTGATAGGACTGGCGCCGTTATTGACAGGTGAGCCCAGCCTTATAAATAGTAGACCCTGGTCATTATGATATGAGGCATTGTTTTCTGACAAACCAAACGACCAATCCgggtaaattgttttttttttctaatccgTGGTGTAAGTCTCTAGGTAAATCACCACATTTGCTAATTTCTGTCAAAGTCTAGTCTATCAAGTTTCCTCTCTTAAGGTTTTCTTTCACCATTGAACTTATTGCCATGGATTAGAAATCATTCTAGATTCTATGAGTTTTGCTTCAATCGACCTTATTCTTGAGTACCATAAGAGCTTATATTCTCATTCCTACCTTTCAGGTTCCGTAAAATAAACTTGTTCGGAGAGGCGTCTCACACGCCAGCCTTGAAACCTGACCTCGGGGTGTTCACCACAGACTTCGGCGTCACCTTCGGACACTTCATCTGCTTTGACCTGATGTTCCAAATACCTGCTGTGCAGGTTGTGCAGAAGATGAACATTAAAGACGTCATATTCCCCACCATGTGGTTCTCTGAACTTCCTTATTTGACTGGTgagtgacaaaaataattttcggAGATATCTTCCGGTTTCAAGAGCAACTTCGCATAGGTAATTAATCATTGACTGAAGGATTGAAGCACAGAAGTACCTAATTCTTTATTACGTTTTCAGCTGTTCAAATCCAGGAGGCGTATGCTTACGCCCTCGATGTCAATTTCTTGGGATCTGGAGCCAACAATGTCAGAGTTGGTAGTGGAGGTACGTATTTTGATTCTCGttctaataacaaaaatatcgtATTAAGAAGGATGGTATCAAGAacgattatttacttttttttcaggtTCTGGAATATATTCCGGTAAAGCTGGTGCCCTGATCAGTATTATGCCTGGATTACCTACAACTAAAGTTCTTGTGGCGAAAGTGCCTAAAGTACCTGGTGAGGTAAGATCCCTCATAACTCATTAAACTTCTAGAATTGTTGAATCCTCTTTCCTTCTGCCATCTTTGGGATCAAATTATCTAAATAACTTAAGTTTGATCTATTGCCAGCTTGCATTGCATTCGTTTCGAGGATAAGgcaattattttatcattaccaTGATGCTCGTTCATTCCAGGTGTCAGGGACATACCCAGGTCCCATCTACGATGATCCCTTCAACATGAACAACATGCGCCTGATCGTCGACCCGTCCCTCGCGTCACACGTCACCAAGCTCTTAGAGCCAGGCACCCAGGAGTTCACGCTAGTAGACAAGGATGTGTCTTGTACTTTTAGAGTCACGCTTTCTCAAAGGAATAGTGAAATTGTGAGTAGTAGACTAGTTACTTCTTTTTTCGTTACTTAACACTTTAGATATTGCTGTAGTGCATGATGGCTACTTTTTcgttttgtattctttttattttagtttagtgtTTAGATTGTTTTAGgtgtttctaatattttttaatgtattatttattcatttttggtGTTACTAACATACAACTCCAAATACAATGCGTATTTAGTTTCCACAAACTAACAATTTGCACGCCTCGGGTTTTGCATGATATTAGTGCTTGCTTATACGTTATGTAGTGCATGATAAAGGTAAGTTGGGGTTTTTAACTTTATTCCTAGAGAGATCTCGCTTGATGCgattttcaataattatataaaacaaatactcTTAATTTTGATTTCTACTTCATCGTCATCCTTATAATTAACAAACTTGGCATATTCCTGACAACCTACCAAATAATCTTCACCGTCACCATCATATTTAGCTTATTGATCAACTAAATCCTTGCTTCTTATCGTTGCCCTAACTTCTTCaacaaagtaatttattttcagtcGGTGCGGTATCGCGCTTTCATACAAGACGGCACCAACACATACGCTAGACGTGAGATCGGCGTCGTCGCGTGTCTGCTCGTCGCCTGCAAGAACGATAACGTCACTTCTTGCTCTTACAGGTATTTCATCATTCATAATCAGTTGTGCTTTAGATTTCCTACATATGAGACGAACTGTAGCTGCTTTTGGATCAGTATATTCGTAATCTCTCATGGTTTGCTCTGTATTTTTGAATTCATGGAAAAAGTATAATTAATCAATGTTCATCACAAATCATTTAATGTGACTGATCTCTAAggttattattgaataaataattatctgaaATCGTTTAATATTTCCAGATACACACAACAAGaagaaaatgaaattgaaaaattggAAATAGAAATGAATACGTACCGGAACACATACAACGACACACTTGACTGCAATAATATTGAGTACTTCCCTGTGACAGTCAGATACAACAAGTTTCCTCTCAGTCCTAAGAACTTTACTTTCACCTCGAAGGAAAAGGACCAATCTAAATGCGAACAGAAGGAACAAAATCGCTTATCGATCCTTCAGAAAGAAATTATTAGCAGGACCAAAAGAGAGCGTCTCAATTTCAAAATTAACGTGCCTCAACGAGAGTTAATAGCTTTTGGTATCTGGGGAAGGATTTACACAAGGGATGTGGACCATAATAAGGAACcatctgatgatgatgttcaGAAATTCAACACTCTGCTAGATGATTTATTCAGTTCAGATGATTAAATGCAAATGACTGTTGAAGAATGTTGTGCCATTTTGATGAATATAAGTAATCTAAGACTGAATTAGTGGTTAAATAATTACGTAAGACAGTTGTTGACTTCAGAATCGAATCATATGGAGTAATATGTGCAAGTTTGAAAGACTATGGAGTCTATAAACATAGtattgaatgtatttttttttacaaattggaTAAAAGATCTTGTTAGTTTTTAATGCTAGTTGGTTGCATGTTATGTTAATCtagttttcttatatttttaccaATATTTGTGTTTCTATGttctgtagttttaattttttacgtgCCAAAAGGTTCgtaagtacttaattttttgttcatGTCAGATCATTGCACATTTTGTTTTAAGCCCCGTTCGAATCTGATTTTTTGCCTcataaatcgatttatttttaataaacgcTCGCAAAATTGTTgtcgtataaatatttattttattgtcccTGAGTAAACCCCAAAAGACACTCAATTTTGTTCGTACCTTGATTGTCATAACATGTAAAACTTGCAGTTTTGTGCACTCGAAGGATAAAAcgattgaattaaaaaaatactggacTGATTTCTAAATAGAAATGCGCCAAACCGTTCGGGAAGAAGTTTTCAGGCAGGCTATTGCAATACTAGAAGATGAAACTTAGTTACACAGTTTACAAATTTGCCTTTCAATCCTAGTCagattttaaatacaatttgttcGTTTGATTCCAGTATTACAGATACAGGGCTGGCGTGTTTAGCGGCGTGCGCTCGTACTCTGGCGTGGCAACTGGCGGTGTGAGGATCTGTGGTGTCTACGCTTGCAGTGGTGATGCTAGAGACACTTGTGGCTCAAGGTAATACTCTTTTTTCATTGATCCTGTCAACATCATAATCATGTGTGCGGTAGGACGATAGCCCATCGATTTTCAAAAAGACCAGTTCGAAAGGCTTGTATCCAGTGCTCTCCATTTTCGTCTGATCGTCTTACTATCTCGTTAACGGCCGTCCTACCCTGTGTTTAACCGTCAGACTCTATTCGAGATTATTCCCATAATGACTGAATGGGTTTTATGTTCTAATTTTCACTGCTCGTATATCTTTGGTTTCAGGTTCGCTCTTTACTTAGCAGACACGACCGCCATCTTTGACGAGCTCACCATTACAGCAACAATGCCAACTCCCAGCCTAGAAGCCGACTTAGATACCAATGACTCCATCGTCTATCCAGTCTCTTCTACAATCTACATCATGCCGTTAGAATCCGAAGAATATTCTTATACTTTCACCCCTAACAATGATGTTACTGTTCACACAATGTCATTGAAGAATAAGAACGCTGAGTTGTATGCGTTCGCTATCTGGGGAAGACGGTTTGCGACTGACGGACAGGTGGAAGATCCTCCTTTGCCAGATGATGAAACCACAACAGAATCAACTTCAGAAGTGACTACACAGTCTTCAGAAGCAACAACAGTGTCAACGTCAGAAGCGACCACGACGACAGAAGCGACTGCCGACGCTTCTGTTGTACATCTTCTGAGCCATACGTTGTTGGTGATGGCCGTAACTGTGATTTGCTACTCACAGTTTTAGAATGCTATAAGTATACGAAAGtcacacaaatattttacaagCGATAAAAATATAGCTACTGATTTGTAGCTGCTTGCGTATTTcaaatttatttgatttgattcagCTGAATTGTGTTCTTGTACCTAATTGTATTAGAGATCACAAACTGTATTGTGAATGTGTCTATCACATTTAAATATTAGGCACctaaacaatttgtaaaaagtattaattttagGTTTAATGTTATGTGTACATACTTAAGTACCtgcacattttaaattaataaaatatttatcaactGTAGCACGGTTCTTGTTTCCTTTTAATATTATCTCGATCTTGAGAGCAGTACTTTAagaatttgtaaaattatcGCGGCTGGTCATTTAAAGATATGGTCGCATGTGGTGTGTATACTTAGTTACGATAAGTGgacaataaacatatttatttgatgGCATCTTTATCGTTTTGTTCCCTTACAACaatcaggcccgccgctagctgtttgttcgcccgcgtgcaaaaccgattatgccgccctacgactacatattatactgggttttgtcaaaaaatatataaggggggggggtcCAGGGGGTCCAGACCCCCCcacccattcatatccattttacttgtccaacagaaaaaaatatgtacatgcaccgctctgattgcagaaaacgcacttccttttggattcataaatattgcaataggtacattaggtacataacatatattacacataactttttatttacttgaaatgctctaagtcttagagtaacctaagaagtcctgggttagcccataagcagactaagcaattgcttagggcatcaatgcagtgcaatcattacccaagtggcccctatgtattgaaagattgtgattaatgttAGTAgttaccaacataatgtatatcaaagtgcttagaatagattatgggtaacttaaactaacgaacttaaatatctatagcaatgtttaatttcagtaaaatatgttattaatggtttttcgTGGGTTGCccattgaaaaagtcaacgcatgagacatatttcatatgtaaggaagcgcgagcgaagcgagcgcgaaatttttttagtctaaggacacaaaacaaataaaaaccactgtaaattaacaaagcaaagtcaaaaagtaagatatactcagaaatgaagtgcaaatgtacatgaagccgcgagcgaagcgagcgcgattttttccttagagttttcatgaagtaaacatatcataaaaagccaaagtgaacaaaaagctataacggacgtgcgcgaaaaatgattttccggaattgaatgcctcaacaattcaacaaagataaattgcgattgcgatatctgacatgaaggtgcgagcgcagcgagagcgaatttttttggggatgcaaaggatgaacccgtcaaaattgataggggacgaccaaagcgagggcggctttttctgaaattttattgctaatctactcatctatttttagtaaaaatatttttattacgtaattatggtttaattttgccgtatgggttaattttgccgccccctaaatagtgccgcccagggcatttgcccccctgctctctccccccacgctacgctaatggttgatcttaaatcgtttttaataattgaaaccaacagatgtaactgaaaccggcagtgtaagtaatattcttagcgctatggctgtgttcggaaatattgaaatcaaataattggtaaaaagatattgtatttttttaatattacgtgataggtcgctcgatttgccgccccctaggacgtgccgcccgcgtgcggtgcacgccttgcacgcccgcttacggcgggcctgacaACAATgacttgtaaattatttttgtttgatcacttttttttttctcacactGGGGAAAACCCATATATACCCGTTATCGATGTCATATTTTCAAGATTGGAAGGGTTGTCGTTGTTAGCCTATCAGAGATTCCACAAACTTTTTTTCATAGATGACTTTGGTTTCGGTGAATCCTGCAAGTTTACCATAGAACATaggtacattataaaaaaaaaacaaaaagcttGACTTTTCGCTAGTCTGAagattgaaaaagaaaaattcaaCTAAACTACAGTTCAAGAATACTACAAGAAACATACTTATGACCGCGTTTCATGGTTGTGGCTGGTGACCCATGTGACTTAtaaatggcttatgtttaactgataaccagatatagtaacaaatagcagacaaaaatagtaaatgatcaccaaaatgaaactcgcattttaatgtaaaattataaccaaagttttaacactttgctatcctgtttaagtggaattacttcaaaataaatcatgcgtaagccaaaaatagtaaatgatcaccaaaattaaaccaccattttaaagtaagattataaccaaagtttttaaattctgctatcctatttaagcaaaatgagtccaaataaatcattgttatcccaaaagtagtaaatgatcaccaaaagtagtaaatgatcatcaaaattataccagcgttttaatataaaatgatcaGTTTTTActtcttgctatcctgtttaagtaaactgactccaaaaaaatcagtttggcctgatacaataaatgtaataacattaaggggacccttttcctgcactagggtggaaaattgtctattgcatgcctctaaacagtgcgataagaatgtgttttcgagggagtgtattgagaaacacattcttcttcttctttcccctgccctgttcccaattttatttggggtcggcgcaatatgtcattttcttccattttcccctgtcactcgtcatactgacactcactcccttcctataggtgctcttcacactgccccgcatcacgctgcatcttgcgtgtcgacgcacctacgcgcgttcctgcgggagtgcagatctgcatcatcgtgcgggtttttcacgcactcacgcgcgtaggtgcgttttgtaaattcacgcacagcgagttccattttcaaatatacacgtcacgcccattcaaaatcacgcgcggcattgcgggattcagtgtgccataccttgcgtctcgccccgcacctacgcgcgggggtgcgtgtttctccgcatgtatgtgcgtgatccgcatgaacgcgcgtggatgcattttcagtgtgttggactatgcgtgttttccatataaacggagatatttccatacaacggaaaaaacgcatccacgcactacgctgcatcatgcggggcagtctGATAATCGCCTAACtcatcatctttcaggcaatccatccatcgcgGCACAGCGCGGCGTTCACGGTGCGGTGGGAGGGGCGCATATTTTGATAGCGCATGCACTGcaactttatttggtaataagcccacattttatggcaatcacagtgatttaggcaaaaataatacattaatttggtcgtcaagagttggtgatcatttacttttggtggtcgaatataatttaaagtggagtcgtgactaaaatagctggtactattacatttttagactttatttttctggtgttcagtagatatttttggttacaaaactaagggtatcaaagcattttatggtggtcattatatttgttccccttATAAATTATCTGAGTAACATAATGTTTTTGAGATCATTTCGGAATTTTCGATCGTTATATCGAAAAAAATCACATGACTTCGATAATCCATTACATACTTACATCGTAAAATCCAGTTACTCAACTATTGCTACATTATTGCGCCATTGTTTTTCTTACCTGCGTCTAACAAGgtgaacttatttttaaaagtcatcatcaatttaagagcccagctcttgtcggtgcagctccttccatttatacctatctagcgccaactcctgaacttccttatacgtcacaacattcaccttctTTAATTTGTGTGATGTAGCTATACAATATAACTTCTGTTGGTATTTCACCAGATAGCTCATTCATAGAACGAGCTCGCTCAGGTTCTGTGAAGAAGAATAGctagttttatttcttttggcTTACAGATACCAAAACGGTCAGGGATTAAATTTTCGTCAACGGAACATTCACCTTTTTCTCTAGCAAGAAGGTaggtaacaacataaataaCATTGTCAGAAACTGATGTCGTGATATCGAAAGGTATTTTCTGTCATGGCACTGGAGAGCGTTAATCACTAGATATGTTATAGAAGTCAGTATATAGGCAGAGGGAATGTCACAGTGTCTACACAGCGCTTTGACCATTCTCAACTGGAATCCTCTACAAGAGTTTGACCTCCAGCTAATGTTAACGAACTAGATCATGTCccccatcctccgagcctttttcccaactattttggggtcggcttccagtctaaccggacgcagctgagta is from Helicoverpa zea isolate HzStark_Cry1AcR chromosome 19, ilHelZeax1.1, whole genome shotgun sequence and encodes:
- the LOC124639500 gene encoding vanin-like protein 3 isoform X2; the protein is MSKSRLLILLCLVLNSSEKSTPQDDHYVGAVVEYLVTGNVATNLVNYANLIKEAADQGADIVVFPELTLTNSSTYFTVPIYGALKNYPIPALYPTMFDEFMVAISTAARANQIYVVINGREMMDCTIQNTGENCPEEKSYMFNTNVVFDRTGAVIDRFRKINLFGEASHTPALKPDLGVFTTDFGVTFGHFICFDLMFQIPAVQVVQKMNIKDVIFPTMWFSELPYLTAVQIQEAYAYALDVNFLGSGANNVRVGSGGSGIYSGKAGALISIMPGLPTTKVLVAKVPKVPGEVSGTYPGPIYDDPFNMNNMRLIVDPSLASHVTKLLEPGTQEFTLVDKDVSCTFRVTLSQRNSEIYYRYRAGVFSGVRSYSGVATGGVRICGVYACSGDARDTCGSRFALYLADTTAIFDELTITATMPTPSLEADLDTNDSIVYPVSSTIYIMPLESEEYSYTFTPNNDVTVHTMSLKNKNAELYAFAIWGRRFATDGQVEDPPLPDDETTTESTSEVTTQSSEATTVSTSEATTTTEATADASVVHLLSHTLLVMAVTVICYSQF
- the LOC124639500 gene encoding vanin-like protein 1 isoform X3 — its product is MRLLYICLLFSCIGFSVQKSTPQDDHYVGAVVEYLVTGNVATNLVNYANLIKEAADQGADIVVFPELTLTNSSTYFTVPIYGALKNYPIPALYPTMFDEFMVAISTAARANQIYVVINGREMMDCTIQNTGENCPEEKSYMFNTNVVFDRTGAVIDRFRKINLFGEASHTPALKPDLGVFTTDFGVTFGHFICFDLMFQIPAVQVVQKMNIKDVIFPTMWFSELPYLTAVQIQEAYAYALDVNFLGSGANNVRVGSGGSGIYSGKAGALISIMPGLPTTKVLVAKVPKVPGEVSGTYPGPIYDDPFNMNNMRLIVDPSLASHVTKLLEPGTQEFTLVDKDVSCTFRVTLSQRNSEISVRYRAFIQDGTNTYARREIGVVACLLVACKNDNVTSCSYRYTQQEENEIEKLEIEMNTYRNTYNDTLDCNNIEYFPVTVRYNKFPLSPKNFTFTSKEKDQSKCEQKEQNRLSILQKEIISRTKRERLNFKINVPQRELIAFGIWGRIYTRDVDHNKEPSDDDVQKFNTLLDDLFSSDD
- the LOC124639500 gene encoding vanin-like protein 1 isoform X1, giving the protein MRLLYICLLFSCIGFSVQKSTPQDDHYVGAVVEYLVTGNVATNLVNYANLIKEAADQGADIVVFPELTLTNSSTYFTVPIYGALKNYPIPALYPTMFDEFMVAISTAARANQIYVVINGREMMDCTIQNTGENCPEEKSYMFNTNVVFDRTGAVIDRFRKINLFGEASHTPALKPDLGVFTTDFGVTFGHFICFDLMFQIPAVQVVQKMNIKDVIFPTMWFSELPYLTAVQIQEAYAYALDVNFLGSGANNVRVGSGGSGIYSGKAGALISIMPGLPTTKVLVAKVPKVPGEVSGTYPGPIYDDPFNMNNMRLIVDPSLASHVTKLLEPGTQEFTLVDKDVSCTFRVTLSQRNSEIYYRYRAGVFSGVRSYSGVATGGVRICGVYACSGDARDTCGSRFALYLADTTAIFDELTITATMPTPSLEADLDTNDSIVYPVSSTIYIMPLESEEYSYTFTPNNDVTVHTMSLKNKNAELYAFAIWGRRFATDGQVEDPPLPDDETTTESTSEVTTQSSEATTVSTSEATTTTEATADASVVHLLSHTLLVMAVTVICYSQF